In Cyprinus carpio isolate SPL01 chromosome A1, ASM1834038v1, whole genome shotgun sequence, the following proteins share a genomic window:
- the LOC109074247 gene encoding complement C3-like isoform X2, translating to MMNTMHVDIVTLTAVVLCFPLLTICAPLYVLSAPNLLRVGSSENVFVEAQDYSGGDLNVRIIVKNHPKKNVEILSKSVTLTAANNFQILTDIKIPDDQNFFSDDPLEKQYVYLQAQFSSVTLEKVVMLSFQSGYIFVQTDKPIYTPASTVQYRIFSLTSGLKPFEHAGISVEIMDPQGITTMRETIFPQQGIRSGKYAVPQPASPGIWKVVTRFTNTPQKNYTADFEVKEYVLPTYEVTLSLSQSFFCVKDASLTVSIEAKYLHRNNVNGHAFVVFGVMEDERKTSIPSSLQRVQITDGEGNAKLTKEMILQTFPDINQLVGRSIYISVSVLSDTGSEMVEAQRRGIQIVTSPYTIHFKKTPQFFKPGMPFDVSVYITDPDQMPAENIEVEVNPGAVRGRTRANGIAKLTVNSYEGSSTLEITVQTKQPKLDDDQQAVRKMTAQAYKTKGGSNNYLHIGIDAAELQISDQMKVNLNLGRSPGVRDQDFTYMILSKGHIVQADRFKRRGQSLVTLSLPVTKDMVPSFRFVAYYHVGSSEVVSDSVWVDVKDTCMGTLKVQVKEPRPIYEPGESFSLQITGDPGAKVGLMAVDKAVHGLNQNRLTQTKIWDVIEKHDTGCTAGGGRDSMGVFTDAGLMFESNTAGGTNTRTVPECLVSLKRRRRASLQRVTTILAAQYSGDLRKCCVDGMRDNKLGYTCERRAMYIVDGHNCVQAFLHCCHDVEAHSMEAGEEEMILARSEDSDYYENFDEITSRTQFPESWLWAEEILPVCPEKNKLCGTMSITRDRIYLKESITTWQIFAVSLSKTHGICVADPYEMIVYKRFFIDLKVPYSAIRNEQLQIRAILHNYTKKKIRARLEFMETEHICSSASKKGMYQTEVEVESMSSRSIPHVIIPLELGNHWIEVKAAAYDSVYTDGVKKILKVVSEGVLTKVQEANVELNPAKIGGVQQVSVRSSKPDTQVPNTPANTYITVTSQEFSKLIEQAISGDIMGRFIVQPRGNGEENMIGMTLPLIATHYLDSTNQWETVGMDRRNEAVNHINTGYQRQLTYRKPDGTFAALMNMPSSTWLTAYVAKVFVMASDLIVTENYVICSALTWLATKKQLPDGTFKEDAPVIHQEMLGNVHEKDDDASLTAFVLISMQEGSKICAGSNLESSMKKAVDYLLLRVHSLTSTYAVAMTSYALANAGKLNKDILKSHSIQNEAGTFWRVPGAHHHSLEATGYALLALVKVKDFQSAGAVVRWLRAQRTTYGGHGSTQASIIVFQAVAEYRMEAKKQDVNLNVELSVEGRKTHNKWTFTSSNNHVTRSDKVKLTQKFNVTAHGNGLATLSVFSLYYALPEERENDCNAFDLSVRMKKEHGVSHPGAIESYLFTIETYFKSSERDASMTVVDVGLLTGFKVDENDLSKLSKGKEKYIERFEMNTELSERGSLIIFLNKVSYKERERIAFRMHKINEVGMLQPAGVTVYEYNAPDDRCVKFYHPRKKDGALNRLCHEDLCQCAEENCSLQKKHDIKESQRAYKACAPGVEYVYKTRVVGMELSLQADIYNMTIEQVLKEGTEADVEGKIRSFLAHPYCREFLDFQEGKTYLIMGQTTSLPRIGGRLRYSLGEDTWIEYWPTQEEAQTPKYRDKHIGIKALADELYTSGCTT from the exons TTCAGTACAGGATCTTCTCACTGACCTCTGGCCTGAAACCATTTGAACATGCTGGAATATCAGTAGAAATcatg gATCCTCAAGGTATCACAACTATGAGAGAAACCATATTTCCACAGCAAGGGATTAGATCAGGAAAATATGCCGTACCTCAGCCTGCCAG tCCTGGGATCTGGAAGGTGGTCACAAGAttcacaaacacaccacaaaagAATTACACTGCTGACTTTGAAGTCAAAGAATATG TGCTTCCCACTTATGAAGTCACATTATCACTCAGTCAATCATTCTTCTGTGTAAAGGATGCTAGTCTGACAGTTAGCATTGAAGCAAA ATACCTTCATAGAAACAATGTGAACGGACACGCGTTTGTGGTGTTCGGTGTGATGGAAGATGAGAGGAAAACAAGTATTCCTTCTTCTCTTCAAAGAGTTCAG ATAACAGACGGAGAAGGTAATGCCAAGCTAACAAAGGAAATGATACTTCAGACCTTCCCAGACATCAACCAACTTGTTGGACGATCGATTTACATTTCAGTCAGTGTTTTATCAGATACTG GCAGTGAAATGGTGGAAGCTCAAAGGAGAGGCATTCAGATTGTGACATCACCGTACACCATCCActttaaaaaaacaccacaattcTTCAAACCTGGGATGCCGTTTGATGTCTCG GTTTATATAACAGACCCTGACCAGATGCCTGCTGAAAACATTGAAGTGGAGGTAAATCCAGGAGCAGTCAGAGGTCGAACGAGAGCCAATGGTATTGCGAAGCTTACCGTCAATTCTTACGAAGGATCTTCCACACTGGAGATCACT GTACAAACCAAACAACCAAAATTAGATGACGACCAGCAGGCAGTGAGGAAGATGACGGCTCAGGCCTATAAAACCAAAGGTGGCTCTAACAACTACCTGCACATCGGCATTGATGCTGCAGAGCTTCAGATCAGTGATCAAATGAAAGTCAATCTGAACCTGGGAAGAAGTCCAGGAGTCAGAGATCAAGATTTCACATACATG ATCTTGAGTAAAGGTCACATTGTTCAAGCAGACAGGTTTAAACGAAGAGGACAATCTCTAGTGACTCTGTCTCTACCTGTAACCAAAGACATGGTGCCGTCCTTCCGCTTTGTGGCTTATTATCATGTGGGCTCGTCTGAGGTGGTGTCTGATTCAGTCTGGGTCGATGTAAAGGACACGTGCATGGGAACG CTGAAGGTTCAGGTGAAGGAGCCTCGACCGATCTATGAGCCAGGAGAAAGCTTCAGCTTGCAGATAACTGGAGATCCTGGAGCTAAAGTTGGTCTGATGGCAGTGGATAAAGCTGTGCACGGACTGAACCAGAACAGACTCACTCAGACAAAG ATCTGGGACGTCATAGAGAAGCATGACACCGGCTGTACAGCAGGAGGTGGGAGGGACAGTATGGGGGTTTTCACAGATGCAGGTCTGATGTTTGAGTCAAACACTGCAGGAGGAACCAACACCAGAACag TGCCTGAGTGTCTTGTATCtttaaagagaagaagaagagcgAGTCTTCAGCGTGTCACAACTATACTGG CTGCTCAGTACTCTGGTGATCTGAGGAAGTGCTGTGTGGACGGCATGAGGGATAATAAACTCGGCTACACGTGTGAACGTCGAGCCATGTACATCGTAGATGGACACAACTGTGTCCAGGCCTTCCTGCACTGCTGCCATGACGTGGAGGCTCATAGTATGGAAGCTGGAGAGGAGGAGATGATTCTAGCTCGCA GTGAGGATAGCGACTATTATGAGAATTTTGATGAAATCACATCACGTACACAGTTCCCTGAGAGCTGGCTTTGGGCAGAGGAGATTCTGCCGGTCTGCCCAGAAAAAAACAAGTTATG TGGAACAATGTCGATCACAAGAGACAGAATCTACCTGAAAGAATCAATCACTACCTGGCAAATCTTTGCTGTCAGTCTGTCGAAAACACACG GCATCTGTGTGGCGGATCCATACGAGATGATCGTTTATAAGAGGTTCTTCATTGACCTGAAGGTGCCATACTCAGCTATTCGCAATGAACAACTACAAATCAGGGCCATCCTGCACAACTACACCAAGAAGAAAATTAGG GCACGGCTGGAGTTCATGGAAACTGAACATATTTGTAGCTCTGCCAGTAAAAAGGGCATGTACCAGACTGAAGTGGAGGTCGAGTCCATGTCCTCCAGGTCCATCCCGCATGTGATTATTCCCCTGGAGTTGGGCAATCACTGGATTGAGGTGAAGGCAGCAGCGTATGACTCCGTTTACACTGATGGAGTGAAGAAGATCCTGAAGGTGGTG TCTGAGGGTGTGCTCACTAAGGTACAGGAGGCAAATGTTGAGCTCAATCCCGCTAAAATAG GTGGAGTACAACAAGTGTCTGTCAGGAGTAGCAAACCAGACACTCAGGTCCCCAACACACCTGCTAACACATACATCACAGTGACCA GTCAGGAGTTCAGTAAGTTGATCGAGCAGGCCATCAGTGGAGACATAATGGGGCGGTTTATTGTTCAGCCTCGAGGTAATGGAGAGGAGAACATGATCGGTATGACTCTACCTCTCATTGCCACTCATTATCTGGACAGCACCAATCAGTGGGAGACTGTTGGCATGGATCGACGTAATGAAGCCGTCAACCATATCAACACAG GTTATCAGCGACAGCTAACTTACCGTAAACCAGACGGGACCTTTGCTGCCTTGATGAACATGCCTAGCAGCACATG GCTGACAGCATATGTGGCTAAAGTATTCGTGATGGCCAGTGATCTGATTGTCACAGAGAATTACGTGATCTGCAGCGCCCTCACGTGGCTGGCCACAAAAAAACAGCTGCCAGACGGCACATTTAAAGAAGATGCACCTGTTATACATCAGGAGATGCTT GGTAATGTACACGAGAAAGATGATGATGCCTCTCTAACTGCATTCGTCCTGATTTCCATGCAAGAGGGGAGCAAGATCTGTGCTGGATCT AATCTTGAAAGCAGTATGAAAAAAGCTGTTGATTATCTGCTGCTGAGAGTTCACAGCCTGACCAGCACTTATGCTGTCGCTATGACTTCTTACGCTTTGGCCAATGCTGGAAAACTCAATAAAGACATCTTGAAGAGTCATTCCATCCAGAACGAAG CGGGCACATTCTGGAGGGTTCCTGGAGCACATCATCACTCTCTAGAGGCCACAGGTTATGCGCTTCTTGCTCTGGTGAAAGTGAAGGATTTCCAGAGCGCCGGAGCGGTGGTGCGCTGGCTGAGAGCACAGAGAACAACATACGGAGGCCATGGAAGCACACAG GCGAGCATCATCGTTTTCCAGGCTGTGGCTGAATATCGCATGGAAGCGAAGAAGCAGGACGTGAATCTGAACGTTGAACTCTCGGTGGAGGGAAGGAAAACTCACAACAAATGGACTTTCACTAGTTCCAACAACCATGTGACACGTTCAGACAAG GTCAAACTGACACAGAAATTCAATGTCACTGCTCATGGCAACGGACTGGCCACTCTCTCG GTGTTTTCTTTGTATTATGCTCTGCctgaagagagagaaaacgaCTGTAATGCGTTTGATCTCAGTGTGCGGATGAAGAAAGAGCATGGCG TGTCACATCCAGGCGCCATTGAAAGTTACCTGTTCACGATTGAAACCTA TTTCAAGAGCTCGGAGAGAGATGCTTCCATGACTGTTGTGGATGTCGGACTGCTGACAGGGTTTAAAGTGGATGAAAATGATCTTTCAAAG TTATCTAAAGGGAAAGAAAAGTACATTGAGAGATTTGAGATGAACACGGAGCTTTCTGAGCGCGGATCGCTAATCATTTTCTTGAATAAG GTTTCTTATAAAGAGAGGGAAAGGATTGCCTTCAGAATGCACAAGATCAATGAAGTGGGAATGCTGCAGCCCGCCGGAGTCACTGTGTACGAGTACAACGCTCCAG ATGATCGTTGTGTGAAGTTCTACCATCCTCGTAAGAAAGACGGAGCGCTGAACAGACTCTGCCATGAGGACCTGTGCCAGTGTGCTGAAG AGAACTGCAGTCTCCAAAAGAAGCATGACATTAAGGAGTCTCAGCGTGCCTATAAGGCCTGTGCGCCTGGGGTGGAGTACG TTTATAAGACCAGAGTGGTGGGAATGGAGCTATCACTGCAAGCAGACATCTACAACATGACCATTGAACAAGTGCTGAAAGAAG GCACTGAAGCAGATGTGGAAGGAAAGATCAGGTCTTTCTTGGCTCATCCTTATTGTAGAGAGTTTCTGGACTTCCAAGAAGGCAAAACCTACCTGATCATGGGCCAAACCACATCACTTCCAAGGATTGGTGGAAG GCTGAGGTACAGCCTGGGTGAGGACACCTGGATTGAATACTGGCCCACACAAGAGGAGGCCCAAACCCCAAAATACAGAGACAAGCACATCGGCATCAAAGCACTTGCTGATGAGCTCTACACCTCTGGATGCACTACTTAA
- the LOC109074247 gene encoding complement C3-like isoform X1, protein MKTVRHKQTKMEVKLLFLTVVLLSSPLLTLCDPLYVLSAPNLLRVGSSENVFVEAQDYSGGDLNVRIIVKNHPKKNVEILSKSVTLTAANNFQILTDMKIPSDRQYFSDDPLEKQYVYLQAQFPSFTLEKVVMLSFQSGYIFVQTDKPIYTPASTVQYRIFSLTSGLKPFEHAGISVEIMDPQGITTMRETIFPQQGIRSGKYAVPQPASPGIWKVVTRFTNTPQKNYTADFEVKEYVLPTYEVTLSLSQSFFCVKDASLTVSIEAKYLHRNNVNGHAFVVFGVMEDERKTSIPSSLQRVQITDGEGNAKLTKEMILQTFPDINQLVGRSIYISVSVLSDTGSEMVEAQRRGIQIVTSPYTIHFKKTPQFFKPGMPFDVSVYITDPDQMPAENIEVEVNPGAVRGRTRANGIAKLTVNSYEGSSTLEITVQTKQPKLDDDQQAVRKMTAQAYKTKGGSNNYLHIGIDAAELQISDQMKVNLNLGRSPGVRDQDFTYMILSKGHIVQADRFKRRGQSLVTLSLPVTKDMVPSFRFVAYYHVGSSEVVSDSVWVDVKDTCMGTLKVQVKEPRPIYEPGESFSLQITGDPGAKVGLMAVDKAVHGLNQNRLTQTKIWDVIEKHDTGCTAGGGRDSMGVFTDAGLMFESNTAGGTNTRTVPECLVSLKRRRRASLQRVTTILAAQYSGDLRKCCVDGMRDNKLGYTCERRAMYIVDGHNCVQAFLHCCHDVEAHSMEAGEEEMILARSEDSDYYENFDEITSRTQFPESWLWAEEILPVCPEKNKLCGTMSITRDRIYLKESITTWQIFAVSLSKTHGICVADPYEMIVYKRFFIDLKVPYSAIRNEQLQIRAILHNYTKKKIRARLEFMETEHICSSASKKGMYQTEVEVESMSSRSIPHVIIPLELGNHWIEVKAAAYDSVYTDGVKKILKVVSEGVLTKVQEANVELNPAKIGGVQQVSVRSSKPDTQVPNTPANTYITVTSQEFSKLIEQAISGDIMGRFIVQPRGNGEENMIGMTLPLIATHYLDSTNQWETVGMDRRNEAVNHINTGYQRQLTYRKPDGTFAALMNMPSSTWLTAYVAKVFVMASDLIVTENYVICSALTWLATKKQLPDGTFKEDAPVIHQEMLGNVHEKDDDASLTAFVLISMQEGSKICAGSNLESSMKKAVDYLLLRVHSLTSTYAVAMTSYALANAGKLNKDILKSHSIQNEAGTFWRVPGAHHHSLEATGYALLALVKVKDFQSAGAVVRWLRAQRTTYGGHGSTQASIIVFQAVAEYRMEAKKQDVNLNVELSVEGRKTHNKWTFTSSNNHVTRSDKVKLTQKFNVTAHGNGLATLSVFSLYYALPEERENDCNAFDLSVRMKKEHGVSHPGAIESYLFTIETYFKSSERDASMTVVDVGLLTGFKVDENDLSKLSKGKEKYIERFEMNTELSERGSLIIFLNKVSYKERERIAFRMHKINEVGMLQPAGVTVYEYNAPDDRCVKFYHPRKKDGALNRLCHEDLCQCAEENCSLQKKHDIKESQRAYKACAPGVEYVYKTRVVGMELSLQADIYNMTIEQVLKEGTEADVEGKIRSFLAHPYCREFLDFQEGKTYLIMGQTTSLPRIGGRLRYSLGEDTWIEYWPTQEEAQTPKYRDKHIGIKALADELYTSGCTT, encoded by the exons ATGAAAACAGtcagacacaaacagacaaagaTGGAGGTGAAGCTGCTGTTTCTGACTGTTGTTCTTCTCTCTTCGCCGCTCCTCACACTATGCGACCCACT GTATGTTCTGTCGGCTCCTAATCTGCTGAGGGTGGGTTCCTCAGAGAACGTGTTTGTGGAGGCTCAGGATTACTCTGGAGGAGACCTGAACGTGAGGATCATAGTTAAGAATCATCCAAAGAAGAACGTGGAGATACTGTCTAAATCAGTGACACTGACTGCAGCCAACAATTTCCAGATCCTTACAGATATGAAG ATTCCAAGTGATAGGCAATATTTCTCTGACGATCCTCTGGAGAAGCAGTATGTGTATCTACAAGCTCAGTTTCCATCCTTCACTCTGGAGAAAGTGGTCATGCTCTCATTCCAGTCTGGATATATATTTGTCCAAACAGACAAACCCATCTACACACCTGCTAGCACAG TTCAGTACAGGATCTTCTCACTGACCTCTGGCCTGAAACCATTTGAACATGCTGGAATATCAGTAGAAATcatg gATCCTCAAGGTATCACAACTATGAGAGAAACCATATTTCCACAGCAAGGGATTAGATCAGGAAAATATGCCGTACCTCAGCCTGCCAG tCCTGGGATCTGGAAGGTGGTCACAAGAttcacaaacacaccacaaaagAATTACACTGCTGACTTTGAAGTCAAAGAATATG TGCTTCCCACTTATGAAGTCACATTATCACTCAGTCAATCATTCTTCTGTGTAAAGGATGCTAGTCTGACAGTTAGCATTGAAGCAAA ATACCTTCATAGAAACAATGTGAACGGACACGCGTTTGTGGTGTTCGGTGTGATGGAAGATGAGAGGAAAACAAGTATTCCTTCTTCTCTTCAAAGAGTTCAG ATAACAGACGGAGAAGGTAATGCCAAGCTAACAAAGGAAATGATACTTCAGACCTTCCCAGACATCAACCAACTTGTTGGACGATCGATTTACATTTCAGTCAGTGTTTTATCAGATACTG GCAGTGAAATGGTGGAAGCTCAAAGGAGAGGCATTCAGATTGTGACATCACCGTACACCATCCActttaaaaaaacaccacaattcTTCAAACCTGGGATGCCGTTTGATGTCTCG GTTTATATAACAGACCCTGACCAGATGCCTGCTGAAAACATTGAAGTGGAGGTAAATCCAGGAGCAGTCAGAGGTCGAACGAGAGCCAATGGTATTGCGAAGCTTACCGTCAATTCTTACGAAGGATCTTCCACACTGGAGATCACT GTACAAACCAAACAACCAAAATTAGATGACGACCAGCAGGCAGTGAGGAAGATGACGGCTCAGGCCTATAAAACCAAAGGTGGCTCTAACAACTACCTGCACATCGGCATTGATGCTGCAGAGCTTCAGATCAGTGATCAAATGAAAGTCAATCTGAACCTGGGAAGAAGTCCAGGAGTCAGAGATCAAGATTTCACATACATG ATCTTGAGTAAAGGTCACATTGTTCAAGCAGACAGGTTTAAACGAAGAGGACAATCTCTAGTGACTCTGTCTCTACCTGTAACCAAAGACATGGTGCCGTCCTTCCGCTTTGTGGCTTATTATCATGTGGGCTCGTCTGAGGTGGTGTCTGATTCAGTCTGGGTCGATGTAAAGGACACGTGCATGGGAACG CTGAAGGTTCAGGTGAAGGAGCCTCGACCGATCTATGAGCCAGGAGAAAGCTTCAGCTTGCAGATAACTGGAGATCCTGGAGCTAAAGTTGGTCTGATGGCAGTGGATAAAGCTGTGCACGGACTGAACCAGAACAGACTCACTCAGACAAAG ATCTGGGACGTCATAGAGAAGCATGACACCGGCTGTACAGCAGGAGGTGGGAGGGACAGTATGGGGGTTTTCACAGATGCAGGTCTGATGTTTGAGTCAAACACTGCAGGAGGAACCAACACCAGAACag TGCCTGAGTGTCTTGTATCtttaaagagaagaagaagagcgAGTCTTCAGCGTGTCACAACTATACTGG CTGCTCAGTACTCTGGTGATCTGAGGAAGTGCTGTGTGGACGGCATGAGGGATAATAAACTCGGCTACACGTGTGAACGTCGAGCCATGTACATCGTAGATGGACACAACTGTGTCCAGGCCTTCCTGCACTGCTGCCATGACGTGGAGGCTCATAGTATGGAAGCTGGAGAGGAGGAGATGATTCTAGCTCGCA GTGAGGATAGCGACTATTATGAGAATTTTGATGAAATCACATCACGTACACAGTTCCCTGAGAGCTGGCTTTGGGCAGAGGAGATTCTGCCGGTCTGCCCAGAAAAAAACAAGTTATG TGGAACAATGTCGATCACAAGAGACAGAATCTACCTGAAAGAATCAATCACTACCTGGCAAATCTTTGCTGTCAGTCTGTCGAAAACACACG GCATCTGTGTGGCGGATCCATACGAGATGATCGTTTATAAGAGGTTCTTCATTGACCTGAAGGTGCCATACTCAGCTATTCGCAATGAACAACTACAAATCAGGGCCATCCTGCACAACTACACCAAGAAGAAAATTAGG GCACGGCTGGAGTTCATGGAAACTGAACATATTTGTAGCTCTGCCAGTAAAAAGGGCATGTACCAGACTGAAGTGGAGGTCGAGTCCATGTCCTCCAGGTCCATCCCGCATGTGATTATTCCCCTGGAGTTGGGCAATCACTGGATTGAGGTGAAGGCAGCAGCGTATGACTCCGTTTACACTGATGGAGTGAAGAAGATCCTGAAGGTGGTG TCTGAGGGTGTGCTCACTAAGGTACAGGAGGCAAATGTTGAGCTCAATCCCGCTAAAATAG GTGGAGTACAACAAGTGTCTGTCAGGAGTAGCAAACCAGACACTCAGGTCCCCAACACACCTGCTAACACATACATCACAGTGACCA GTCAGGAGTTCAGTAAGTTGATCGAGCAGGCCATCAGTGGAGACATAATGGGGCGGTTTATTGTTCAGCCTCGAGGTAATGGAGAGGAGAACATGATCGGTATGACTCTACCTCTCATTGCCACTCATTATCTGGACAGCACCAATCAGTGGGAGACTGTTGGCATGGATCGACGTAATGAAGCCGTCAACCATATCAACACAG GTTATCAGCGACAGCTAACTTACCGTAAACCAGACGGGACCTTTGCTGCCTTGATGAACATGCCTAGCAGCACATG GCTGACAGCATATGTGGCTAAAGTATTCGTGATGGCCAGTGATCTGATTGTCACAGAGAATTACGTGATCTGCAGCGCCCTCACGTGGCTGGCCACAAAAAAACAGCTGCCAGACGGCACATTTAAAGAAGATGCACCTGTTATACATCAGGAGATGCTT GGTAATGTACACGAGAAAGATGATGATGCCTCTCTAACTGCATTCGTCCTGATTTCCATGCAAGAGGGGAGCAAGATCTGTGCTGGATCT AATCTTGAAAGCAGTATGAAAAAAGCTGTTGATTATCTGCTGCTGAGAGTTCACAGCCTGACCAGCACTTATGCTGTCGCTATGACTTCTTACGCTTTGGCCAATGCTGGAAAACTCAATAAAGACATCTTGAAGAGTCATTCCATCCAGAACGAAG CGGGCACATTCTGGAGGGTTCCTGGAGCACATCATCACTCTCTAGAGGCCACAGGTTATGCGCTTCTTGCTCTGGTGAAAGTGAAGGATTTCCAGAGCGCCGGAGCGGTGGTGCGCTGGCTGAGAGCACAGAGAACAACATACGGAGGCCATGGAAGCACACAG GCGAGCATCATCGTTTTCCAGGCTGTGGCTGAATATCGCATGGAAGCGAAGAAGCAGGACGTGAATCTGAACGTTGAACTCTCGGTGGAGGGAAGGAAAACTCACAACAAATGGACTTTCACTAGTTCCAACAACCATGTGACACGTTCAGACAAG GTCAAACTGACACAGAAATTCAATGTCACTGCTCATGGCAACGGACTGGCCACTCTCTCG GTGTTTTCTTTGTATTATGCTCTGCctgaagagagagaaaacgaCTGTAATGCGTTTGATCTCAGTGTGCGGATGAAGAAAGAGCATGGCG TGTCACATCCAGGCGCCATTGAAAGTTACCTGTTCACGATTGAAACCTA TTTCAAGAGCTCGGAGAGAGATGCTTCCATGACTGTTGTGGATGTCGGACTGCTGACAGGGTTTAAAGTGGATGAAAATGATCTTTCAAAG TTATCTAAAGGGAAAGAAAAGTACATTGAGAGATTTGAGATGAACACGGAGCTTTCTGAGCGCGGATCGCTAATCATTTTCTTGAATAAG GTTTCTTATAAAGAGAGGGAAAGGATTGCCTTCAGAATGCACAAGATCAATGAAGTGGGAATGCTGCAGCCCGCCGGAGTCACTGTGTACGAGTACAACGCTCCAG ATGATCGTTGTGTGAAGTTCTACCATCCTCGTAAGAAAGACGGAGCGCTGAACAGACTCTGCCATGAGGACCTGTGCCAGTGTGCTGAAG AGAACTGCAGTCTCCAAAAGAAGCATGACATTAAGGAGTCTCAGCGTGCCTATAAGGCCTGTGCGCCTGGGGTGGAGTACG TTTATAAGACCAGAGTGGTGGGAATGGAGCTATCACTGCAAGCAGACATCTACAACATGACCATTGAACAAGTGCTGAAAGAAG GCACTGAAGCAGATGTGGAAGGAAAGATCAGGTCTTTCTTGGCTCATCCTTATTGTAGAGAGTTTCTGGACTTCCAAGAAGGCAAAACCTACCTGATCATGGGCCAAACCACATCACTTCCAAGGATTGGTGGAAG GCTGAGGTACAGCCTGGGTGAGGACACCTGGATTGAATACTGGCCCACACAAGAGGAGGCCCAAACCCCAAAATACAGAGACAAGCACATCGGCATCAAAGCACTTGCTGATGAGCTCTACACCTCTGGATGCACTACTTAA